In Pikeienuella piscinae, the sequence AATCCAGCATTGCTAGCCAGTTCGGCGACGATCTTCTCATGCTCCGGAAAGGCGTAAGCGTGCATCAGCACGATCGCGCAGGCGTCGGTCCCGGCTTCGCGCGCGGCCTTCAGATCGGCGCGGATGCGCGCCGCGTCCGGCGCCGTCTCGACCTCGCCATCGGCGCGCACCCGCTCATCGACCTCGATGACGCGCTCGTAGAGCAGCTCCGGCTTCACCACCTTCTTCGCGAATATGTCCGGCCGCGCCTGATATCCAATCTCAAGCGCGTCACGGAACCCTTTGGTAATAATCAGCAAGGTTCGGTCGCCCTTGCGCTCCAGCAGCGCGTTGGTCGCGACGGTCGTTCCCATCTTCACCGCCGCGATCCGCTCAGCCGGGATGGGTGCGCCGGCCTTCAGCTCCATCAGGTCGCGAATTCCCTGGATCGCCGCGTCGTCATAGGCTTCGGGATTCTCCGAGAGAAGCTTGTGCGCGCGGATGGTCCCCGAAGGATCGCGCGCCACGATATCGGTGAAGGTGCCGCCCCGATCGATCCAGAAATCCCATTGCGCGTCGCTCATGCCGAATCTCCCGCTGCAGGCGCCCGCATCCGGTCACGGGGCGGCGATCACGTCAATGATCGGCGGATCGGCGCGGCGGCTGGAGAATACGGGGCGGGCGCTGTGCTTCGCGCGCGCAGGGCGCGATCTGGCGGCGCGGTCCGCCGCCAGTCTCAGTTCGGGACGAGGCGGCGCCGCCTCGCCCCTCCTCGGTCAGGCCGGACGCCGGCGCCGGACGAAGCCCAGAAGCGCCAGCCCGCCGATGAAGAAGCCGAGCGCGCCCGGCAGCGGCACCGCCGCCATTGGCGCGACCGCGAACCCGTCGAGCGTGCCGAACCCGCCCGCGAGCGCGCCGATCAACTCGACATTGATCCGCCCCATCGTATCCGCGACCAGCGGAACGAGGAACAGGCCCTGTCCGGAGAACGACGAGCCGAACGTCGTCAGAACGGCGAGCGCCGTGTTGTCGCCATCCGCGAACGAAAGAATGTCGAGGCCGCCATCCACGCCGACGTCGAGCGCGGCGCCCATGAAGAAGAGATCGCCGACCGTGGTCAGCGTTCCCGCGTTGTTGGCGATGTTGACCAGCGCGTCCGTCTGGCTGTCGAGCCCGAACTGGAGCGTGGAGGTCGGCATCGGCACGGCGTTGGTATAGGCGTTGGCGAACACCTCGGGGTTTATCCCCTCGTTCGCATCGCCCGGCGCGTAAGCCAGATCGGTGAACGGGGCGATGTTCTGCGGCGTATTGTTCGGGAAATAGACGATGTTCGTGTCCGAAGTCGTCACCACGCGGGCGGCGTCCACGAAGTTGTTGAAGTCAATTCCCAGCGTCTCGACATTCGTGCCGCCGGCGAGCGACGCCTGCGCGCTCGCGGCGCCGGTCGCGGTGTCGATCAGATAGACCGTGTCGTCCTGATTGGAGTAGCCGTAGAGTTCTCCAGTCGCCGGCCGGTAGGTGATCCCGCTGATCGACACC encodes:
- a CDS encoding DUF4394 domain-containing protein; the encoded protein is MKKLLLVCSVASFAFAGAAEAASVTTNATGFTLGDNGRTLLTIPDLNMPAMVTSTAITSGGAPVSISGITYRPATGELYGYSNQDDTVYLIDTATGAASAQASLAGGTNVETLGIDFNNFVDAARVVTTSDTNIVYFPNNTPQNIAPFTDLAYAPGDANEGINPEVFANAYTNAVPMPTSTLQFGLDSQTDALVNIANNAGTLTTVGDLFFMGAALDVGVDGGLDILSFADGDNTALAVLTTFGSSFSGQGLFLVPLVADTMGRINVELIGALAGGFGTLDGFAVAPMAAVPLPGALGFFIGGLALLGFVRRRRPA